Sequence from the SAR324 cluster bacterium genome:
TGTTTTTGCCACCGCATGCCTGCTCTCCACCGTTCCATTAACTTAAATGTTGGCCCAAACTCAAATCCCCAAGTAAACTGTCCATTATCAATTGAATCTGAAAAATAAGCTTTGTCATCTTCCTGCAGCCGATAATTTAACCGGTTTTCTGACCATCCACCCATCAGACTACCCCGTAAGCCCAACCCATTATCTGCTTCCCAAGCAATTCCAAAATTTCCAAGCAGCTGGAATTGTTCGAGATCAATTGATTTGGTCAAACTTGTTTTTCTAAGAGTTCCTCTTTGTTTGCGATAAGATTGGCTGATCCCCGATAACAGAAGTGGTGTAAAAAATCTTTGTAGCCTAACTTCTAAGTGATTCCCCTTTAGCGTTGTTCCGGTATCTGTCTCAAAAAAACTAGTTTTGGCCTGACCAAGATTCAGTTGCCAAATGATTCCAGATGAAAAATCCCAATTACCCTCCCCCAATTTCGTAGAAAGATCATTGCTTTCTATAAAATTGTTGGGATTTAGCTGATAAACTGATCGATTTTTTAGATTAATATTATTTTGCAAAATTTCTGGATTATCACCTTTTTGATAATAACTTTCTCCAGGAACTGAAGCACCTGATGCAAGCTCTTTAGAAGTCAAGAGAGCCATCAACATCTGTTCAGAAGTTTGTTTTGCTTGATCATTTTCTTCACTTGAGAGCTGACGAAGCCGCACTCCCTGCCTTAGTAATTTTTTCTTAGGTGATAAAAAGCTTGTTTTTGTTTTTGAATTTTTTTGTGAGCTAGGATCGCTTGGCGCAAATCTTTCACAAAAATCAGCTATGAATTTGACATCCAAATCCATTTGCTGAAATTGTTGGACTAACTCCTTCCTTTCAGGTTCTGAGCAGAGGATATTTGGGTCGGATGTTGGATCTTTTGCCGACAAAACAGCGGATGAAAGGCAAAAAACAATCACGAATTGGATAACCTTCAGAACAAGGTTTTCCAACGAATAGGTTTGTAGAAGATTTGGCACTGGCACCCCAGTTGTTAATTTCACCTAAAAATTTGGTGAATCACACGCAGAACTCGCCAAGTCTCTAAGCAAAATTGAGGCAAATGGATAGTTTTTAAGAATGACAGATTATCTATGAGGAAAAGAGTCTCAGGTAAACCGAAACTCAATTTTTAGTTCTTGTGAAAGAATTATTCTTGACGGGAGGAGAAGCGAAAGTAATGAGTCCGTTTAAGCTGCGTGTGGTGCGATTACATTGGAAGTCTAAATGGGTAGTCTTTTGAATTATTTAAAGACAGCCATCCTCAGGCTACCGAAATTTGCTCATGAACAATCTTCTCTAGATAGTCGAACCGAGCCATGTCAAAAATCTCATGATGCTCTAAGTCAATGATTTCGATATAATGATTGAGTAGGCCCAAATCCATTTCAGAGATCCAACCACTTCTACCGTGCCGATGATGCTTTGCTAAGCTCTTCAAAGCTGTACGGTGATCTTCACAGACTTGGATTGGTACTTCAGGAAATTTATTCAAGAAAACCACGAAGAACATGTTGACTCAGATAGTTTTTGTTTAAATGTTAGAGAAATTTATTCAACAAGATTTTATTTTGTCACCTAAAAGTCAAGTACTCATTGGTTTATCCAAATTTAAACTTTCTACTATTCAAAACCTTCAAATATTTTCATGTGTTTCATGATATATAGCCAGATTATGTAATTTTTTTGACACAAAATACATAATGTAATTCATTATTTGGTACACCTTCCAGATTTTTTTGATATCAGTTATTTAAATGCATGGGAAAATCGCGATTCTACGGCTGAATTGAGGCTAGTTTGGCAATAAAATAAATTTCCCAGACAGCCCACTCTCAAACTTCTCAAAGGCCTCTGCAGCTTTCTGAAGAGGGATTTTCTCTCGAATAAGCTGTTCAAAGGATAAGTTGCTCTCCTGCATAAAATTCATCATCTCAACTGCTGCCCAAGAGGGTAAAACTTTTGAGCCCTGCAACCTAATCTGCTTATGAATAAATTGCTCTGGAGAGATACTGGGGACTCCCTTGCTTAATCCAAGGTAGATTACAACTCCCTTTGGCCTCAGCACATCAATCGCCCGACTCTGAGCATTACTTGCCCCACTGGTTTCAATACTTCCACAAAAACCTTCTGGATTGGGGGACATCTCGATGATACCTTCAGTCTCTGTAAAGTCTGCGATTTTTTCAAAACCAAGTGAGGTGGCAAAGTCCCTGCGGCTCTTAATTGGATCGATTCCTACCACATTGATTCCCATTCTTTCAAGCATTAATATCGCTGACAATCCCACTGGACCCAGCCCGAAGACAACTACGTTGCGAACCGCTTGACCCCTCAATTGTTGAACCGCATTGTACGCAGTCGCTCCAGTACACGCGATAAAAGTACCGTCTTCAAAGGAAATATTCTCTGGGAGTTCAAGACAGGTATTTTCCGGAAGCTTCAGAACGTTGGTATTTGCTCCAGCATCCGCCAAGGCCATTCCTTTCCCAGTTGGGCAAAGAACAGTTTCCCCTTGGTGACAGTAGTGACAGTGACCACAACCTAGCGTGTGATTTACGGTCACCCGATCACCAACTTTGAAGTTACTAACAGCATCTCCAGTTTGGACAACGATTCCTGCAGGCTCATGACCTACAATTTTTCCGTAACGAGCACCCAACTCATCTGGACTGGAACGATAAAAATGCAAGTCACTACCACAAATTCCAGCTGCCTTCACTTCAATCAAGACCTCATTCAATCCAGGCTCTAAATAAGGAAATTCCCTCACTTCAAGCGATTTGTTCCCAAAAAGGGCAACTCCAATTTTTTTCATATTAGTTTCAGAATTGAGGGGACAGTTTCAAAAGTAATGATTGGAGGAAAGCAAGAAGGGACTCTCGCAGAGATCAGCATGCTTTTATGAAGATCAGCTTACTCCACGCATTTACAACAAGCGATTGGAATGTACACCTTTCTGTCGTAGATATGCTCCCACTCATATTCGTAGGCCATCTTACATGTCTCTGGGTTTTGGTTAGTGGTCTTTACCTCTGAACTAGTATTTGAGCAGGCTGCCAAAATAATCTGTGCACTGATCAAGCACCAGATTGAGCCAACCTTTTGCTTGTAATGCTGAAGGGTAATTTTCATTCAATGAACGCCAGCAGGAAGAAGACAAAGGTTTTTGTTGACTGATAGGAAAGTCAGACAATGTTATTTGAGAAGTAGAAGAAAACGATCATCAAGGCAATGATGATAAATATTACCGGTGAGAACCTTCCCATCAAGTTAGTGCCTGCAGTGATTTATTGAAATAATTAGGAATTCTGACAGCTAAATTGTTTTGAAGAATTGGGAACATTCAGATCTCTGATTTAGCAGATATAAGTTCACCTGAAGTAATTCTAAAGATCTGAATGAGTAGCTCACTCTTTGTTATCGACTTGCTCAGCGTACCAACTTATATGGATCGAAATCCAAGTATAATCAACAGATTAATAGCAATAAAGATCTATTTTTTAAGAGAAATAATGTCGTCTTCCAAAGGACTGCCATCTCGAAAATTCTCAGGATTTAAATCATTCAGAAGAAACCGCTCTCTCATGTCTTTAACGTCTTGCTGAATAAGCATCAGGATCTTTTGATAGTCTTCAAATTCTTTCTGCATCACAGCCTCCCTAATTGTGAAATCTACTCATTAAATTCGCCTGCAGCCAACTAACACATGGCATAATTCAGACCAATTCTGTTGTTGGCCTGACTTTGATGTGGTTGCAAAGCGACTAACTACTTAGATGAGCAAATCAGCAGTGAAGACCAAGAAGGGATGTTGCAAAGTAAGAATTTGAGTGCCCGGAGCCGGAATCGAACCGGCACGGAGGGGCTACCTCCGCAGGATTTTAAGTCCTGTGCGTCTACCAATTTCGCCATCCGGGCTAGCATTGCTGAGGAAGCAAGAATTCAATAGGCAGGTGGAGGTGACGAGCGGATTCGAACCGCTATGAAACAGATTTGCAATCTGCTGCCTGACCATTCAGCCACGTCACCAACCGAGGAAAATTATCAGAAATTTGAGATGATAAATTTGCCCACACAAAAGGCAAGGACTAATTGTTGAGTTCAATCTGAGCCAGTAGGTCCAATTCTGCTAAAACCTTTAAAGTTCCCAAGGCCACACAGCTCAGAGGATCGTCAGCATGCATTACTTTTAAGTTGACCTCCTCGCTCAATAATTTGTCTAAACCAGCCAGCATGGAACCTCCACCAGCTAAGAAAATGCCTTTTTCAACAATGTCTGCAGCCAATTCAGGGGGAGTTTGCTCCAAAGTCTTTTTGACCAATTTTACAATTGCCACACAGTTGTCCGCTAGACATTCACGTATCTCTGATTCATGAAATAGTAAGGTTTTTGGTACTCCTGAAATCACATCTCGCCCACGAACTTCCATTGTCTGGTGGGTAGCACTTCCCTCAATTGCATTGCCCAAGAGAATCTTGACGTTTTCTGCAGTTCGTTCGCCAATCAACAAGTTGTATTTTTGCTTGGCGTACTGGCTGATGGTTTCGTCCATCACGTCACCGCCTATTCGGCTTGAATCACTGAAGACAATGCTGGCTAAACAGATAACGGCGACCTCCGTGGTTCCACCACCAATATCAACAATCAACGAACCTGTAGCATCCTGAACCGGGAGACCTGCTCCGATTGCTGCAGCCATAGGTTCTTCAATCAAAAAGACTTCTTTAGCTCCAGCTAGCAACGCCGCTTCTCTGACAGCTCTCCGTTCAACTTGGGTAATTCCGGAGGGGATGGCGATGACAATCCGTGGCTTGGTCTTCAATGCAGAAAACTGTAGCTGGGTTTCACGAATAAAATAACTCAGCATTTCCTGAGCAATGTCAAAGTCTGAAATCACTCCATCTTTTAAAGGCCTAATGGCTTCTACTCCGCGTGGAGTTCTTCCCATCATCTCCTTAGCAACCTGGCCCACCGCCAGAATTCGCATTTCCCCCCGGGAAATTCGCTTCACCGCGACGACAGAAGGCTCACGAATAACAATCCCATGCTTTTGCGTACAGACAAGCGTATTGGCAGTGCCAAGGTCAATGGCAAGATCCTGAACAAAGGACTTGGTAAGCGAAGAGAAAACAGACACGACCACTCCATGGTAAGAAAGACTTCAAGGAGGCCATCATCAGAAAAAGATCTTCACAGGGCAAGCCATTTTCCATTTCAAGCGAACTAGAATTTCGTTCAGCTTGGTGGCTTCCGGAAGCCCATAGTCAGACCTTGTGGAATGCACGGGTTTGGCAGGTGCCTTCGGTGGATTTATTGGAGGAAATCCACGAACTACCAGATCAAGATTTCCTTGAATGGTTTTGGCTGAAGGACACGTATGAGGCCCCTGCAGAAGTGCCTACCATTTTGATTCTACATGGTTTGGAAGGATGCGCCCGCTCCAATTATGTTCAGGATCTAATGCGTCAACTCGGTTCCTTGGGATGGCGGGCTGTTGTTATGCAATATCGTAATTGTGGAGAAAAACCGAACCGCCTTGCGCAAAGCTATCATGCGATGCACTGGCAGGAGTTAGACTGGACCGTTAAAGCTCTTCGAGGACGCTTCCCAGAAGCACCGATTGGAGTCGTGGGATTTTCCACTGGCGGTAGCATTCTGCTCAATTGGCTTGGTCAGAATGAGTTTAGAAACATTGCGGCCTCGTGTGCTATCTCTGTTCCCTACAAACTACCGCTATGCGCTGACCGACTCAACCAAGGTTTTTC
This genomic interval carries:
- a CDS encoding alcohol dehydrogenase catalytic domain-containing protein, which codes for MKKIGVALFGNKSLEVREFPYLEPGLNEVLIEVKAAGICGSDLHFYRSSPDELGARYGKIVGHEPAGIVVQTGDAVSNFKVGDRVTVNHTLGCGHCHYCHQGETVLCPTGKGMALADAGANTNVLKLPENTCLELPENISFEDGTFIACTGATAYNAVQQLRGQAVRNVVVFGLGPVGLSAILMLERMGINVVGIDPIKSRRDFATSLGFEKIADFTETEGIIEMSPNPEGFCGSIETSGASNAQSRAIDVLRPKGVVIYLGLSKGVPSISPEQFIHKQIRLQGSKVLPSWAAVEMMNFMQESNLSFEQLIREKIPLQKAAEAFEKFESGLSGKFILLPN
- a CDS encoding autotransporter outer membrane beta-barrel domain-containing protein; this translates as MENLVLKVIQFVIVFCLSSAVLSAKDPTSDPNILCSEPERKELVQQFQQMDLDVKFIADFCERFAPSDPSSQKNSKTKTSFLSPKKKLLRQGVRLRQLSSEENDQAKQTSEQMLMALLTSKELASGASVPGESYYQKGDNPEILQNNINLKNRSVYQLNPNNFIESNDLSTKLGEGNWDFSSGIIWQLNLGQAKTSFFETDTGTTLKGNHLEVRLQRFFTPLLLSGISQSYRKQRGTLRKTSLTKSIDLEQFQLLGNFGIAWEADNGLGLRGSLMGGWSENRLNYRLQEDDKAYFSDSIDNGQFTWGFEFGPTFKLMERWRAGMRWQKQNSITTVRFAEGNKATLHPLQTYLIWAEYIVETR
- a CDS encoding hydrolase gives rise to the protein MSSELEFRSAWWLPEAHSQTLWNARVWQVPSVDLLEEIHELPDQDFLEWFWLKDTYEAPAEVPTILILHGLEGCARSNYVQDLMRQLGSLGWRAVVMQYRNCGEKPNRLAQSYHAMHWQELDWTVKALRGRFPEAPIGVVGFSTGGSILLNWLGQNEFRNIAASCAISVPYKLPLCADRLNQGFSKIYQQYLMGRLKRSSVRKWALLKDALGLSDLSQINELKTLWEYDDLLTAPLHGFKNVHDYYEKASCRKYLKSIRVPTLLVHALDDPFMIPEVVPQACELSDLIQTAFVPVGGHLGFVSGAVPGQEWSWLSQIVPSFFE
- a CDS encoding rod shape-determining protein, which codes for MSVFSSLTKSFVQDLAIDLGTANTLVCTQKHGIVIREPSVVAVKRISRGEMRILAVGQVAKEMMGRTPRGVEAIRPLKDGVISDFDIAQEMLSYFIRETQLQFSALKTKPRIVIAIPSGITQVERRAVREAALLAGAKEVFLIEEPMAAAIGAGLPVQDATGSLIVDIGGGTTEVAVICLASIVFSDSSRIGGDVMDETISQYAKQKYNLLIGERTAENVKILLGNAIEGSATHQTMEVRGRDVISGVPKTLLFHESEIRECLADNCVAIVKLVKKTLEQTPPELAADIVEKGIFLAGGGSMLAGLDKLLSEEVNLKVMHADDPLSCVALGTLKVLAELDLLAQIELNN